Below is a window of Acidobacteriota bacterium DNA.
CGAGTACTCGGCGCTCATGTCGAAGGTGATGGACTCCGGATCGGGCGTGATCAAGATGCCGATCAACGAGCCCGCAGAGGGCCGCCGGAAGAGCCAGATCCAGGAATACCTCGAGTGGCACGACATGACTCCCGGGGTGCAGCATCTCGCCCTCCGCACGGGTGACGCCCTCGCCACCGTCGGGGAGCTGCGCCGGCGGGGCGTCGACTTCCTCGACGTTCCGCGCGCCTACTACGAGACGGTCTGGGACCGGGTGGGCGAGATCGCCGAGGATCGCGCAGAGGTCGAGAGGCTGGGGCTCCTGGTCGATCGAGACGACAAGGGATACCTCCTCCAGCTCTTCACCAAGCCCCTCCAGGACCGGCCGACGCTGTTCTTCGAGATCATCTGCCGCCGCGGGAGCGAATCGTTCGGCAAGGGGAACTTCAAGGCGCTGTTCGAGGCTCTGGAGATGGAGCAGGCGCGCCGGGGAAATCTCTGAGCCGTCGGGAGGCCCGCGATGCCGGTTGCGGACCGGACGCACTCCGCCGCCACCGACCGCCGGGGTGACCGCCGATCCCACCGGCCCGCCGCGGGACGGCGATGCCGCTGATCGAACCCTCGGGCTACCGCCCGCCCGTCCTGCTGCGGAATCCGCACCTGCAGACGCTGATCGGAGCCCAGCTCCGGCGGGTTCCCGGCGTCCCGTTCGCCCGCGAGCGGCTCGAGCTTCCCGACGGGGATTTCCTCGATCTCGACTGGTGGAGGCAGGGTGCGGACCGCGTCGCGATCCTCTGCCACGGCCTCGAGGGGAACTCCCGGCGGGTCTACATGCGCGGAATGGCCCGAACGCTGGCCCGCCGCGGCTGGGACGTGCTCGCCTGGAACTACCGCGGCTGCGGCGGCGAGCCGAATCGCTTGCTCCGCAGCTATCACAGCGGGGCGACCGAAGACCTCGACGCCGTCGTCCGCCGCGCGTTGCAGGCCGGATACGCCCGGGTGGCGCTCGTCGGCTTCAGCCTCGGCGGCAACCTGGTGCTGAAATACCTCGGCGAGCGGGGACGCGGCGTCGAAGCCCGGATCGCCGCTGCCGCGGCGATCTCCGCGCCGTGCGATCTCGCGGCGAGCGCCGAGGCGATGGCCCGTCCTTCGCGCCGGCCCTACATGCGATACTTCCTGCGGACCCTGGCGCGAAAGGTCCGGGAAAAGTCGCGGCGCTTCCCCGGAGCGATCGATCCGAGGGCTCTTCGAGGCGTGCGGACGTTCCGCGAGTTCGACGGCTTGTACACCGCACCGGTCCACGGCTTCGCGTCGGCGGAGGACTACTGGAGGCGCGCGAGTTCCCTCCACGTCCTTCCCGACCTCGCCGTTCCGTCTCTCCTGCTCAACGCGCGGGACGATCCTTTCCTGGCCGGTGGGTGCTACCCGTCCGATCTGGCGCGCGGGCACTCTTTCCTCCATGCGGAGTTTCCGCGGCACGGCGGCCATGTCGGCTTCGTCAGCTTCGGCCACGGAGGGGAGTTCTGGTCGGAGTCGAGGGTGGCGGCGTTCCTCGACCGGCCCGGATCGGCCGGACGATCCTGCGACCTGCCGGCCGCGCCGGTGCTCCGATGATCGTTTCGCTTGGCCCGCCGGGCCGGCAGGCGGCGGTGCGCCGCGGCGGCGCGGCTTTCCGCGGCCGTGTGTCGGCGGAACGGTCGCAGCGGGGGCGGCGACCGGCACGGCTTCTCGCCGTGCTGCTGGCGTGGTCGTTCCTTTCCGCGGCCGCGGCCGCGCCGGAGGGGCTCCCGGGAAGCCCCGTGTACTCGCGCGCCGAGCTGGTCGAGGAAATCGGCGGGACGGTGGAGTGGCGGTGGCGCTCCGTGGTGCACCTCGAGCTGCCGCAGCCGGACTGCGAGCGCGGAGCCTTCCGGTGCCGCCGGGACGCCGTCTACGGGCAGCTGATCGGGTTCTCCTTCCGGCAGGAGGTCGAACGGGAACCCGCTACCGGGGAACGCGGCGAGTCCGCCGCCAGGGGGCGGCTTCTGATCGCCGCCGACCTCGATCCGGAAGATGCGCTCGCCCTCGAGGACGCCCTCCTTTCGCATCTTCGGGCGTTGACCGCGCCCGACTTCGCCAGGCCGTTCGCCGGGATGGCCTTCCCCCGGGAACCGCTCTCGGCCGAGGCGTTCGCCTCGTCGGCACTCCCCGTCTGGATCTGCCGTGTGACCGGGGACGAGACGGTGGCCGACATCCTCGTCTTCGGCGAGCGGCGCAACCGGTTCTTCAGCAGGCCCGGGCCGCTCGCGGCCGAGGCGTGCGGGGTGATGGCCGAGGCGGTGTCGGAGGCCGCTCCGCGGACGATCCGGACCGGCAGGCTCGCGCGGGTGGTTCGCCGCCGTGACGTGACGCTGGAGGAGGGCTCGAGCCTCGAAGCTGCGTTCTGGTCGGACGCGCTGGCGGAACTGCCCGGCGCGATCGCGTTCGGCAAGCGGGAGGTCGGAGACCGGCCGACGGGATCGATCCTCGACTGGAAGGGGCGCACGCTCGTCGCCCGGGAGGGGCGCTACCACGGCGTCGAGCGCACGCTGCGGGCGGGACCGGCCGCGCTCGACCTGGCCGGCCGGCCGCTGTGGGCGGCCCGCTGGCGCTTCGAAACGCGCCTCGAGCGGTTCGGTGCCCACCCGTCCGCCGATGCGGTGGAGGTCTCGTCGCTGCTGGTGGCGGCGGTCCCGATCCGCGATCCGCTGATGGATCGGGAGACCGCCAGCCGGACCCCCCTTTGGGTGCCCGCCCGCGAGCTCGTCGATCGAGCCGTCCGGAGAATCGACTCCGCCGCCGCCCCCGGTCCGCGGCAAGTGCTCGAAGCGCTGGCCGACCCCTCGCTCTGGCCCGCCGCCGGCGATTGGCTGCTCGTAGCCTGCCGGGAGGACGGAACCGCGCGGTACGCGATCGCACCGGCCGCCCCCGAGGTCGAGGTCGAAAACGCGGGCGAGGTCTGCGCCGCCGCGGAAGAGGTGCTGGCCCCGGCCGGACGCTGAAATCCGGCCGGTGCCGCCCTTCCGCGGCTCCGGGGCGGCCGCGCGCCGGCGGGGGCGCATCCGCGGTCCGGCGGACCCCGGTCCTTGCCGTCGAGAACGAGGCGCATTCCCGGCGGCGAGCGTTTTTCCGGCCATCCCCTCGACTCGTGGCGATCGGCCGGCTCCGGCGAGCTCCGGAAGCGCTTTCTGACCGATGCCGGTCGTTTCCCCGTCGGTCGGACGGCGGATCGCACCGTCCAGGGGGCACGTCCCGTCGGTGAAGCGGGGAGAGGGGATCGGGCCCGAGCGAAGGGCCGCCGGTGGCCGCAACTTCCTCGGGGGCAAGGAATCGGCCGGCGCGACGCGCCGTCGCGGATGCACCTTGCCGCTGCGAGGTTCGAGGGCGGCCGGCCCCGCGGC
It encodes the following:
- a CDS encoding alpha/beta fold hydrolase → MPLIEPSGYRPPVLLRNPHLQTLIGAQLRRVPGVPFARERLELPDGDFLDLDWWRQGADRVAILCHGLEGNSRRVYMRGMARTLARRGWDVLAWNYRGCGGEPNRLLRSYHSGATEDLDAVVRRALQAGYARVALVGFSLGGNLVLKYLGERGRGVEARIAAAAAISAPCDLAASAEAMARPSRRPYMRYFLRTLARKVREKSRRFPGAIDPRALRGVRTFREFDGLYTAPVHGFASAEDYWRRASSLHVLPDLAVPSLLLNARDDPFLAGGCYPSDLARGHSFLHAEFPRHGGHVGFVSFGHGGEFWSESRVAAFLDRPGSAGRSCDLPAAPVLR